The following proteins are encoded in a genomic region of Prosthecobacter sp.:
- the mnmE gene encoding tRNA uridine-5-carboxymethylaminomethyl(34) synthesis GTPase MnmE — MLHDTIAAISTAMGEAAISVVRVSGPQALTIAAQTFKLPSKLTPRQAHLVQVVDAAGNSLDHGLLLHFKSPASYTGEDVIEFHGHGGVLVTQRVLDRLLACGARAAEPGEFTQRAFLNGKMDLTQAEAVMDLIHAQSTLALRAANEQLGGAIGREAAAMQQEIIPVLAHIEAFIDFPDEDISPETGSALMQRIDAVLERAQKLIATSEQGRILRHGARTVISGAPNVGKSSLLNVLLGFERAIVSPTAGTTRDTIEEIIQVHGIPLRLVDTAGLREAGDDIERHGIQRTERELDRADLVIEVVDASQPAATVQRLTLPDSIANRRILILNKADLGIHADWSTVVPPLGGSGGVKAIPLSCLTGTGIEQLRDTIREVIAHAGPLAADHPIAINARHKAAFERAAERLLAAKTALERGEAPEFIALEIREALQAIGDVIGQIDVERILDVIFSTFCIGK, encoded by the coding sequence ATGCTTCACGACACTATCGCCGCCATCTCCACCGCCATGGGCGAGGCTGCTATCAGCGTCGTGCGCGTTTCTGGCCCTCAAGCACTCACAATCGCCGCCCAGACCTTCAAACTTCCGTCCAAACTCACGCCACGGCAGGCGCACCTCGTTCAGGTCGTCGATGCTGCCGGAAACTCACTCGATCACGGCCTGCTGCTCCATTTCAAATCACCCGCCAGCTATACCGGCGAGGACGTCATCGAATTCCACGGCCACGGCGGCGTTCTCGTCACGCAGCGTGTGTTGGATCGCCTCCTCGCCTGTGGCGCGCGTGCCGCCGAGCCCGGCGAATTCACCCAGCGGGCCTTCCTCAACGGCAAAATGGACCTCACGCAGGCCGAGGCCGTCATGGATCTGATCCATGCGCAAAGCACCCTCGCGCTCCGTGCCGCGAACGAACAGCTCGGCGGTGCCATCGGTCGCGAAGCTGCTGCCATGCAGCAGGAGATCATCCCCGTGCTCGCCCACATCGAAGCCTTCATCGACTTCCCGGATGAGGACATCTCGCCCGAAACCGGCAGCGCCTTGATGCAGCGCATCGACGCCGTGCTCGAACGCGCGCAAAAACTCATCGCCACCTCCGAGCAGGGCCGCATCCTACGCCACGGTGCCCGCACCGTCATCTCTGGTGCGCCGAATGTCGGCAAAAGCAGCCTGCTCAATGTCCTCCTCGGCTTCGAGCGTGCCATTGTCAGCCCCACCGCCGGTACCACGCGCGACACCATTGAGGAAATCATCCAGGTGCATGGCATCCCGCTGCGTCTCGTTGATACCGCCGGTCTGCGCGAGGCCGGCGACGACATCGAACGCCACGGCATCCAGCGCACCGAGCGCGAACTCGACCGCGCCGATCTCGTCATCGAAGTCGTCGATGCCAGCCAGCCTGCGGCCACCGTTCAGCGCCTCACACTGCCCGATTCCATCGCCAACCGCCGCATCCTCATCCTCAACAAAGCCGATCTCGGCATCCATGCGGATTGGAGCACTGTAGTCCCGCCTTTAGGCGGTTCTGGAGGTGTCAAAGCCATCCCGCTCTCCTGCCTCACCGGCACTGGCATCGAACAACTGCGCGATACCATTCGCGAAGTCATCGCCCATGCCGGACCGCTCGCCGCCGATCACCCCATCGCCATCAACGCCCGTCACAAAGCCGCCTTTGAGCGTGCCGCCGAGCGCCTCCTTGCCGCCAAGACCGCCCTCGAACGCGGCGAAGCCCCCGAATTCATCGCCCTCGAAATCCGCGAAGCCCTCCAGGCCATCGGCGATGTCATTGGCCAAATCGATGTCGAACGCATCCTTGATGTCATCTTCTCCACCTTCTGCATAGGAAAGTGA
- a CDS encoding TIM barrel protein: MNRRHFLTTALAATAASRLSAQTIAKAAADPAYVIKNKGIRHTLMGWCFKPMDMLVLAKHSKDIGLAGMEGIDRKYYPEVKAMGLDISLVSSHGFAKGPCNPQFREEVTKSLTESINVAADVGCKKVITFTGMKFDGMDRDKAIKDCLDVWKQVLPLAEKKGITLVLEHLNSRDSSHPMKGHPGYFGDDVDFCVDLIKQIGSPNFKLLFDIYHVSIMNGDIVRRLRIHKDYIGHIHTAGNPGRCELDEHQEINYPAVMQALLEIGYHDFVAHEFIPTWDDPVLALRHAAMVCDV, from the coding sequence ATGAACCGCCGCCACTTCCTCACCACCGCGCTCGCCGCCACGGCAGCTTCCCGCCTCAGCGCCCAAACCATCGCCAAAGCCGCCGCTGATCCTGCCTACGTCATCAAAAACAAAGGCATCAGGCACACCCTCATGGGCTGGTGCTTCAAGCCGATGGACATGCTCGTCCTCGCCAAACATTCGAAAGACATCGGTCTCGCCGGGATGGAAGGCATCGACCGCAAATATTACCCCGAGGTGAAAGCCATGGGTCTCGACATCTCCCTGGTAAGCTCCCACGGCTTCGCCAAAGGCCCCTGCAACCCGCAATTCCGCGAGGAGGTCACCAAATCCCTCACAGAGTCCATCAACGTCGCCGCCGATGTCGGCTGCAAGAAGGTCATCACCTTCACCGGCATGAAATTCGACGGCATGGATCGTGACAAGGCCATCAAAGACTGCCTCGATGTCTGGAAGCAGGTGCTGCCCTTGGCGGAGAAAAAAGGCATCACGCTCGTCCTCGAACACCTGAACTCACGCGACAGCTCCCACCCGATGAAAGGCCACCCCGGCTACTTCGGCGACGACGTGGACTTCTGCGTCGATCTCATCAAGCAGATCGGCAGCCCCAACTTCAAGCTCCTGTTCGACATCTACCACGTCAGCATCATGAACGGCGACATCGTCCGCCGCCTGCGCATTCACAAGGACTACATCGGTCACATCCACACCGCCGGCAATCCCGGCCGCTGCGAGCTCGACGAGCACCAGGAGATCAACTACCCCGCCGTCATGCAGGCCCTCCTCGAAATCGGCTACCACGACTTCGTCGCCCACGAATTCATCCCCACCTGGGACGATCCCGTCCTCGCGTTACGGCATGCCGCGATGGTGTGTGATGTGTGA
- the asnS gene encoding asparagine--tRNA ligase, which yields MSLDTIQTLLRSESPRSDITARGWVRTKRDSKACSFLEITDGSCFKGLQVVVDAALSSAELLPRILTGASVEVTGDLIASPAAGQKWEMQAKELRIVGEADATYPLQKKGHTPEFLRTIAHLRPRTNLFGSVFRVRSKMAFAVHRFFQERGFFYVQTPIITSSDCEGAGEMFQVTTLKPNTPTKPEQDFFGRPTFLTVSGQLQAEAFACALGNVYTFGPTFRAENSNTTRHAAEFWMIEPEMAFYDLFDDMTLAEEQVRYLVQAMFDECPDELEFFNKFIDKGLIERLKQTLDKPFERISYTDAVEILLKSGRTFENPVVWGEGLQTEHERFLAEEHVKGPVTIFNYPKDIKPFYMRQNDDGKTAAAMDLLVPGIGEIVGGSQREERLDVLEGLMAKQNLDPANYSWYADLRRYGTVPHAGYGLGFERLLMFVTGVPNIRDVIPFARTPGNAAY from the coding sequence ATGTCCCTCGACACAATTCAAACCCTCCTTCGCTCCGAATCCCCGCGTTCCGACATCACCGCACGCGGCTGGGTGCGCACGAAGCGTGACTCGAAGGCCTGTTCGTTCCTCGAAATCACCGACGGTTCCTGCTTCAAGGGCCTGCAAGTCGTCGTCGATGCCGCTTTGTCTTCCGCCGAGCTGCTGCCGCGCATTTTGACCGGTGCTTCCGTCGAAGTGACGGGCGATTTGATCGCATCACCGGCCGCCGGACAGAAGTGGGAGATGCAGGCGAAGGAACTGCGCATCGTCGGCGAAGCGGATGCAACGTATCCGCTGCAAAAGAAGGGTCACACACCGGAGTTCTTGCGCACCATCGCCCATCTGCGGCCGCGCACGAACCTGTTCGGCAGCGTGTTCCGTGTGCGCAGCAAAATGGCCTTTGCGGTGCATCGCTTCTTCCAGGAACGCGGCTTTTTCTATGTGCAGACACCGATCATCACCAGCAGCGACTGCGAAGGGGCTGGGGAGATGTTTCAGGTCACGACCTTGAAGCCCAACACACCCACGAAGCCCGAGCAGGACTTCTTTGGCCGTCCGACGTTTCTCACCGTGAGCGGTCAACTCCAGGCGGAGGCATTTGCCTGCGCCCTCGGCAATGTGTACACCTTCGGCCCCACCTTCCGCGCCGAAAACAGCAACACCACACGCCACGCCGCCGAGTTCTGGATGATCGAGCCCGAGATGGCCTTCTACGATCTCTTTGACGACATGACGCTCGCCGAAGAACAGGTGCGCTACCTCGTGCAGGCCATGTTTGATGAGTGCCCAGACGAACTGGAGTTCTTCAACAAGTTCATCGACAAGGGCCTCATTGAGCGCCTCAAGCAGACGCTCGACAAACCCTTCGAGCGCATCAGCTACACCGACGCCGTCGAGATCCTGCTCAAATCCGGCCGCACCTTCGAAAATCCCGTCGTTTGGGGCGAAGGCCTGCAAACCGAGCACGAGCGCTTCCTCGCCGAAGAGCACGTCAAAGGCCCGGTGACGATCTTCAACTACCCGAAGGACATCAAACCCTTCTACATGCGCCAAAACGACGACGGCAAGACTGCCGCTGCCATGGACCTGCTCGTCCCCGGCATCGGCGAAATCGTCGGCGGCAGCCAGCGCGAGGAGCGGCTTGATGTCCTCGAAGGACTGATGGCCAAACAGAACCTCGATCCCGCCAACTACTCCTGGTATGCCGACCTCCGCCGGTACGGCACCGTCCCGCACGCCGGTTACGGCCTCGGCTTCGAGCGCCTGCTCATGTTTGTCACAGGAGTTCCCAACATCCGCGATGTCATTCCCTTTGCCCGCACGCCGGGGAATGCTGCATACTGA
- a CDS encoding protein-disulfide reductase DsbD domain-containing protein, whose product MVHRSQFSFRGLRGALWLVLFALCSLPFALRAQTGLQIQLVSEQAAIVPGKPFTVGLWLDHDRGWHTYWRFPGIVGVPTQLKWNLPKGWKAGELVYPEPERTLMFKIKAQGFDRDVMLRTEITPPPNVKIGDQITLSAIASWMCCGNSCHPGSMELSLTLPVAETAELNSKWHKLLDEERARVEQSSDVWTGSASETGQTITLMLKPVTAEARLSKNQREADKIIVFTEDGWFDTDKPQIIQRQDDGSLTITLTKADAYLGNKPPKTLRVIVRNDSGWLQDGKLRCLQIAPKIVR is encoded by the coding sequence ATGGTTCACCGTTCGCAGTTCTCGTTTCGCGGTTTGAGGGGAGCGCTCTGGCTCGTTCTCTTTGCCCTCTGCTCTTTGCCCTTTGCCTTGAGGGCGCAAACGGGGCTTCAAATCCAGCTCGTCTCCGAGCAAGCCGCCATCGTCCCCGGCAAACCCTTCACCGTCGGCCTCTGGCTCGATCACGATCGCGGCTGGCACACTTACTGGCGGTTTCCGGGCATCGTCGGTGTTCCCACGCAGTTGAAATGGAATCTGCCGAAAGGCTGGAAGGCGGGCGAACTCGTTTATCCCGAGCCGGAGCGCACGCTCATGTTCAAGATCAAGGCCCAGGGCTTTGATCGCGATGTCATGCTGCGCACTGAGATCACCCCGCCTCCAAATGTGAAGATCGGCGATCAGATCACGCTCAGCGCTATCGCTTCCTGGATGTGCTGCGGGAACTCCTGCCATCCTGGATCGATGGAACTCAGCCTCACACTGCCCGTCGCTGAAACTGCTGAGTTGAACAGCAAGTGGCACAAGCTGCTCGACGAAGAACGTGCGCGTGTCGAACAGTCTAGCGACGTCTGGACCGGCAGTGCGAGCGAAACAGGTCAAACCATCACGCTGATGCTCAAACCCGTCACCGCCGAGGCACGCCTTAGCAAAAACCAGCGCGAAGCCGACAAGATCATCGTCTTCACCGAAGACGGCTGGTTCGACACCGACAAGCCGCAGATCATCCAGCGTCAAGATGACGGCAGTCTTACGATCACGCTGACGAAGGCTGATGCCTATCTCGGCAACAAGCCGCCGAAGACCTTGCGAGTCATCGTGCGCAATGACAGCGGCTGGTTGCAGGATGGCAAACTGCGCTGCCTCCAGATCGCGCCGAAAATTGTGCGTTGA
- a CDS encoding radical SAM/SPASM domain-containing protein, with protein MLLSLTSRILRTVDPLCLAKIGWNFGYKGARSVMLHKQRMKQGQYFPPFFYISILNSCNLRCQGCWVDVDKPRESLNLDELNKIVNDAKRRGNSFFGILGGEPFMHPELFDFLSMHPDAYFQVFTNGQMITEKAATNMRKLGNITPLVSIEGTEIVSNERRGNKDVLTRTLRGLQNCIDARVLTGVATSLCKTNIDDLLTESWLRKLIDMGVHYAWYHTYRPVGPKISADLALTPDQITQVRQFVVNMRAKMPIAIVDAYYDHNGQALCPMANGISHHISPTGAIEPCPIIQFAKESVRTNDDLFDVFTKSEFLRDFRNIASSNTRGCIVLERPDLVKAVVTKHTAKDSTIRQTAMAEIESMTPRTSQWREGEEIPEKHWMYWLAKKFFFNDFGVYKNLKAK; from the coding sequence ATGCTCCTTTCCCTCACCTCCCGCATCCTCCGCACTGTCGATCCGCTCTGTCTGGCGAAGATCGGCTGGAATTTTGGCTACAAGGGGGCGCGCTCGGTCATGCTGCACAAGCAGCGCATGAAGCAGGGACAGTATTTCCCGCCGTTCTTCTACATCTCCATCCTCAACTCCTGCAACCTCCGCTGCCAGGGCTGCTGGGTGGATGTGGACAAGCCTCGTGAGTCATTGAACCTCGATGAACTCAACAAGATCGTGAACGACGCCAAACGGCGCGGGAATTCGTTCTTCGGCATCCTCGGCGGCGAGCCCTTCATGCATCCCGAGCTGTTCGACTTTCTCTCGATGCACCCGGACGCCTACTTCCAGGTCTTCACCAACGGCCAGATGATCACCGAGAAGGCCGCCACGAACATGCGCAAGCTCGGCAACATCACGCCGCTCGTCAGCATCGAAGGCACCGAGATCGTCAGCAACGAGCGTCGTGGCAACAAGGACGTGCTCACCCGCACCCTGCGCGGCCTGCAAAACTGCATCGACGCCCGCGTGCTCACCGGCGTGGCCACCAGCCTCTGCAAAACCAACATCGACGACCTCCTCACCGAGTCCTGGCTGCGCAAACTCATCGACATGGGCGTCCATTACGCCTGGTATCACACCTACCGCCCCGTCGGCCCGAAGATCAGCGCCGACCTCGCCCTCACGCCTGATCAAATCACGCAGGTGCGCCAATTCGTCGTCAACATGCGCGCGAAGATGCCCATCGCCATCGTCGATGCCTACTACGACCACAACGGTCAGGCCCTCTGCCCCATGGCCAACGGCATCAGCCACCACATCAGTCCCACCGGTGCCATCGAGCCCTGCCCCATCATCCAGTTCGCCAAAGAAAGCGTCCGCACCAACGACGATCTTTTCGACGTCTTCACCAAGTCCGAGTTCCTCCGCGACTTCCGCAACATCGCCTCATCCAATACGCGCGGCTGCATTGTCCTGGAACGTCCTGATCTCGTCAAAGCCGTCGTCACTAAGCACACTGCCAAGGATTCAACGATTCGTCAGACCGCCATGGCCGAAATCGAAAGCATGACGCCGAGAACGAGTCAGTGGCGCGAAGGCGAAGAAATTCCCGAGAAGCATTGGATGTACTGGCTCGCGAAGAAGTTTTTCTTCAACGACTTCGGGGTGTACAAGAATCTGAAGGCCAAGTAA
- a CDS encoding tetratricopeptide repeat protein, translated as MSHPAHQPDLGTHNHWRRVLWVVLIILLVLLARRMAGAADAWQTADSLLMGGKAREAAVAYEKLIRQKPGDARAYMGRGRARWRLGELDGAIADFTKVTELTPKDATAYNNRALAYDNKGQRDLALADYARAIDLNPKNALLYFNRALTWNAVKEPDKALADYTMAIELDSKNGSFFVNRAELLTIRGEYEKAVEDCDKAIELNEKDAAAYFYRAMAHDQMGEDERVLEDYDKAVEFGPKVAKFHNNRGFFLLNRGDNEAAIESFDKALELIPTGTIYLNNRGQAWLNLGEQEKAMADLDKAIQLNPEHAKAYRNRAGGWLAMGEFQKAIADATKCLELLPTESRALLIRAEAREAMDDSAGAKEDMERATILGPQPPLGVAAWVPVDIKSREEQAMKALLEDASPENRQRMAVVRHDRAFAILDHPQREPDQAALEEAVAYARSASVLEPENASHLFLTGLLYQELAQFDERALVMAEKMFNQAVDVHAEHAAAWLELGLMMAEQDRDMEAISALENALESDPAASAAHAVGPLCAVYAANDEGFRGVDFFEAQYAANPEVSALGVGRAIMLNYLGDREAALSQAKDIMLIEAAGTLEHDYAAKLVAEWEGETP; from the coding sequence ATGAGTCATCCTGCCCACCAACCCGATCTAGGCACTCACAACCACTGGCGCAGGGTGCTGTGGGTGGTTTTGATCATTCTGCTCGTCCTGCTGGCACGCCGCATGGCCGGTGCTGCGGATGCATGGCAGACGGCGGACAGCCTGCTCATGGGCGGGAAGGCCAGGGAGGCGGCCGTTGCTTATGAAAAACTGATCCGGCAGAAGCCGGGTGATGCGCGGGCCTACATGGGGCGTGGGCGGGCACGGTGGCGGCTGGGTGAATTGGACGGTGCCATTGCCGATTTCACCAAAGTGACCGAACTGACGCCGAAGGATGCGACTGCCTACAACAATCGCGCCTTGGCCTATGACAACAAGGGACAGCGTGATCTGGCCTTGGCGGATTATGCCAGGGCGATTGACCTGAATCCGAAGAACGCGCTGCTCTACTTTAACCGTGCGCTCACATGGAACGCGGTCAAAGAGCCTGACAAGGCGCTGGCAGATTATACGATGGCCATCGAACTGGATTCCAAAAACGGCAGCTTTTTCGTGAACCGCGCGGAATTGCTGACGATTCGCGGTGAGTATGAGAAGGCTGTGGAGGATTGTGACAAGGCCATCGAATTGAACGAGAAGGACGCTGCGGCCTATTTTTATCGTGCCATGGCTCACGATCAGATGGGTGAGGATGAACGGGTGCTGGAGGATTACGACAAGGCGGTGGAGTTCGGCCCGAAGGTGGCGAAATTTCACAACAACCGCGGCTTTTTCCTGCTGAATCGTGGCGACAACGAGGCGGCGATCGAGAGTTTTGACAAGGCGCTTGAACTGATCCCGACCGGTACGATCTATCTGAACAATCGCGGGCAGGCGTGGCTGAACTTGGGGGAGCAGGAGAAGGCGATGGCGGATCTCGACAAGGCGATTCAGCTCAATCCCGAGCATGCGAAGGCGTATCGCAATCGTGCAGGCGGCTGGCTGGCGATGGGTGAGTTTCAAAAAGCCATCGCGGATGCCACGAAGTGCCTTGAACTGCTGCCGACCGAGTCGCGGGCGTTGCTCATTCGTGCTGAGGCACGCGAAGCAATGGATGACAGTGCCGGAGCGAAGGAGGACATGGAGCGTGCGACGATTTTGGGGCCGCAACCACCACTGGGTGTCGCGGCTTGGGTGCCAGTGGACATCAAGAGTCGCGAAGAGCAGGCGATGAAGGCGCTGTTGGAGGATGCCTCGCCGGAAAATCGCCAGCGGATGGCCGTGGTGCGACATGATCGAGCGTTTGCGATCCTCGATCATCCGCAGCGTGAGCCAGATCAAGCCGCGCTGGAGGAGGCGGTGGCTTATGCGCGGTCGGCGAGCGTGTTGGAGCCGGAGAATGCATCGCACTTGTTTCTGACAGGGCTGTTGTATCAAGAACTCGCCCAGTTTGATGAGCGTGCGCTGGTGATGGCGGAAAAGATGTTCAACCAAGCCGTGGATGTGCATGCCGAGCATGCGGCGGCGTGGCTGGAGCTAGGTTTGATGATGGCGGAGCAGGATCGCGACATGGAGGCAATCTCCGCGCTGGAGAATGCGCTGGAGAGCGATCCTGCGGCCTCGGCGGCGCATGCAGTGGGGCCATTGTGCGCGGTGTATGCTGCGAATGACGAGGGTTTTCGCGGCGTGGACTTCTTTGAGGCACAGTATGCGGCGAATCCAGAGGTGTCGGCGCTCGGTGTCGGCCGTGCGATCATGCTGAACTATCTTGGAGATCGCGAGGCGGCGCTGTCGCAGGCGAAGGACATCATGCTCATTGAGGCGGCAGGCACGCTTGAGCATGATTACGCCGCCAAACTGGTGGCTGAATGGGAAGGAGAGACGCCATGA
- the dnaX gene encoding DNA polymerase III subunit gamma/tau, producing MSYQVFARKYRPQTFEDVLGQDHVVRTLRNAIAQQRLAHAYLFVGPRGTGKTSTARIFAKALCCKEGPSIDFDPNDELCVEIAEGRCMDVLEIDGASNNGVEQVRELRDNVKYAPSRCRYKIYYIDEVHMLTTGAFNALLKTLEEPPPHVKFIFATTEPNKILPTIISRCQRFDLRRIPNAVIAKHLLHIAKLEKVNLDEKAAYAIGKGAEGGMRDAQSMLDQLVAFCGEHITEQDVLDVFGFTSGEAVAQLARHILESDTVGALRAVYEQNEAGKELGRFLGDLIQHFRTLLVQQADPEAAAEDLSPEVIEEVIAQAGMANTEQLLRIVDGLAEVDSRMRWASNKRLHFELGVIQAVQSLNEVSISDVIDALDGGSGAGLPKQAPRTQPTVQVSRAPDPVKAVEPVKPQAAVVREEQPAPVAAKVEEPEPVMPEPVEAKEAVSETDFWPQLVTQVQERRPLAVSWLQAGTMLGITRNTIKVGFPPTESFARDSLLRPAQVSFLESMAQELLGKPMKFEFVLDASLKPPAFSEIGLGLMDDPPPAAKPASTPKAEAKPAPKEEAKKPAAAVEPAPAKASDDFYNDPLIQSAMVKFKAKLVPAG from the coding sequence GTGAGTTACCAAGTTTTTGCCCGGAAATACCGCCCCCAGACTTTCGAAGATGTGCTCGGACAGGACCATGTCGTGAGAACATTGAGGAATGCCATCGCCCAGCAGCGGCTGGCGCATGCTTATCTGTTTGTCGGGCCGCGTGGTACGGGAAAGACCTCGACGGCACGTATTTTCGCCAAGGCGCTGTGCTGCAAGGAGGGGCCGAGCATTGATTTTGATCCGAATGACGAGCTGTGCGTCGAAATCGCCGAAGGGCGCTGCATGGACGTGCTGGAGATCGACGGTGCGAGCAACAATGGTGTGGAGCAGGTGCGCGAACTGCGGGACAACGTGAAGTATGCCCCCTCGCGTTGCCGGTACAAAATCTACTACATCGACGAGGTACACATGCTGACGACCGGGGCCTTCAACGCGCTGCTCAAGACGCTGGAAGAGCCGCCGCCGCACGTGAAGTTCATCTTTGCCACAACGGAGCCGAACAAGATCCTGCCGACGATCATCAGCCGCTGTCAGCGTTTTGACCTGCGCCGCATTCCAAATGCAGTGATCGCGAAGCATCTGCTGCACATCGCGAAGCTGGAAAAGGTGAATCTGGATGAGAAGGCCGCATATGCGATTGGCAAAGGAGCGGAAGGCGGGATGCGCGATGCGCAGTCGATGCTGGACCAGTTGGTGGCATTCTGTGGCGAACACATCACCGAGCAGGACGTGCTGGACGTGTTTGGCTTCACTTCCGGCGAAGCGGTCGCGCAACTGGCGCGGCACATCCTCGAAAGCGACACCGTGGGCGCGTTGCGGGCTGTCTATGAGCAGAACGAGGCAGGCAAAGAGCTGGGGCGTTTCCTGGGAGATCTGATCCAGCATTTCCGCACGCTGTTGGTGCAGCAGGCCGATCCTGAGGCTGCGGCGGAAGATTTGAGCCCGGAGGTGATTGAGGAAGTCATCGCACAGGCTGGCATGGCCAACACGGAGCAACTGCTGCGCATCGTTGATGGTCTCGCGGAAGTGGACTCACGCATGCGCTGGGCCAGCAACAAGCGGCTGCATTTTGAACTCGGTGTGATCCAGGCGGTGCAGAGCCTCAATGAAGTTTCGATCAGCGATGTGATTGATGCGCTGGATGGCGGCAGTGGTGCAGGTCTGCCGAAGCAGGCACCGAGGACGCAGCCGACGGTGCAGGTGAGCCGTGCGCCAGATCCTGTGAAAGCCGTCGAACCGGTCAAGCCGCAAGCCGCCGTCGTGCGTGAGGAACAGCCTGCGCCGGTAGCCGCCAAGGTGGAAGAGCCAGAACCGGTGATGCCTGAGCCAGTGGAAGCAAAAGAAGCGGTGAGCGAGACGGATTTTTGGCCGCAATTGGTCACACAGGTGCAGGAACGGCGCCCATTGGCGGTTTCATGGTTGCAGGCCGGCACGATGCTCGGCATCACGCGTAACACGATCAAGGTGGGCTTTCCGCCGACGGAGAGTTTTGCCCGCGACAGCCTGCTGCGGCCTGCGCAGGTGAGTTTTCTCGAATCTATGGCCCAGGAACTTCTCGGCAAGCCGATGAAGTTCGAATTCGTGCTGGATGCGAGCTTGAAGCCGCCTGCGTTTTCCGAGATCGGCCTGGGATTGATGGATGATCCACCGCCCGCTGCCAAACCTGCGTCCACACCGAAGGCGGAGGCCAAACCCGCGCCGAAAGAGGAAGCAAAGAAACCTGCCGCAGCGGTAGAACCTGCGCCCGCCAAGGCCAGCGATGACTTTTACAACGATCCGCTGATTCAAAGCGCGATGGTGAAGTTCAAGGCGAAGCTGGTGCCCGCAGGCTGA
- a CDS encoding peptide MFS transporter, whose amino-acid sequence MTSEPTGHPRGIYTLFFTEMWERFSYYGMRALLVLYMVAEVQRGGMGLTDEMAAAIYGLYTALVYMTALPGGWVGDRLLGAKSAVWWGGVIIACGHLVLGIHRTEAFFIGLILVAFGSGLLKSNMSALVGQLYPEGGARRDAGFTLFYMGINLGAFLGQMLCGWLGEGVGWRWGFSAAAVGMFLGLVQFKATSRHVMQIGERVEHAGQNVKREWILLWLSLVAVITVVVLCVTGVIQIDVLALAKSTAWFIGGVAVLYFLWAFLFAGLDTIEKKRLVVIVVLFLASALFWAGFEQVGSSFSIFAERFTIRQFGSWEVPASWVQALNPLCVIGLAPVVAGLWSWLARRGTSPSLTTKVSWSLLMLALGFVVAAMAARHALSTGPVWPTWLMSVVVIHTLGELFLSPVGLSAVTKLSPPRLTGQMMGIWFLGSALGDILAGLLAGEVTGDATAQMPARFMEVAVTAGISGLVLLLLARWITKLMPGIK is encoded by the coding sequence ATGACTTCTGAACCCACCGGCCATCCCCGCGGCATCTACACGCTGTTCTTCACGGAAATGTGGGAACGCTTCAGTTACTACGGCATGCGGGCGTTGCTGGTGCTTTACATGGTGGCCGAAGTGCAACGTGGCGGCATGGGGTTGACGGATGAGATGGCCGCCGCGATCTACGGACTTTACACGGCGCTGGTGTACATGACTGCCTTGCCGGGTGGCTGGGTGGGGGACCGGCTTCTTGGGGCTAAATCGGCGGTGTGGTGGGGAGGCGTCATCATTGCCTGCGGCCATCTGGTGCTGGGCATTCATCGCACCGAGGCATTCTTCATCGGTTTGATCCTGGTGGCGTTCGGTTCAGGACTTCTGAAATCGAACATGAGCGCGCTGGTGGGCCAGCTTTATCCTGAAGGCGGCGCACGTCGTGATGCGGGCTTCACGTTGTTCTACATGGGCATCAATCTCGGCGCGTTTCTCGGCCAGATGCTCTGCGGCTGGCTGGGCGAAGGAGTCGGCTGGCGCTGGGGTTTTTCAGCGGCGGCGGTGGGAATGTTTCTCGGGCTGGTGCAGTTCAAAGCCACGAGCAGGCATGTGATGCAGATCGGCGAGCGCGTCGAGCATGCGGGGCAGAACGTGAAGCGTGAATGGATTTTGCTATGGCTGTCACTCGTGGCGGTGATCACGGTGGTCGTTCTGTGTGTGACCGGGGTGATTCAAATCGACGTGCTTGCGCTCGCCAAGAGCACGGCGTGGTTCATCGGTGGTGTGGCGGTGTTGTATTTTCTGTGGGCGTTCCTGTTTGCCGGACTCGACACCATCGAAAAGAAGCGGCTGGTGGTCATCGTCGTGCTGTTTCTCGCCTCCGCCTTGTTCTGGGCGGGCTTTGAGCAAGTGGGATCTTCGTTCAGCATCTTCGCGGAGCGGTTCACCATCCGTCAGTTTGGTTCGTGGGAAGTGCCGGCGAGCTGGGTGCAGGCGCTCAACCCCCTGTGTGTCATTGGACTCGCTCCCGTGGTGGCTGGTCTGTGGTCGTGGCTGGCGAGACGCGGGACATCGCCTTCTCTGACGACGAAAGTGTCCTGGTCGCTGCTCATGCTGGCCCTGGGCTTTGTGGTGGCGGCCATGGCAGCGCGGCATGCCCTCAGCACGGGACCGGTATGGCCCACGTGGCTGATGTCCGTCGTTGTGATTCACACGCTGGGCGAACTTTTCCTCAGCCCGGTCGGTTTGAGCGCGGTGACAAAGCTTTCGCCGCCACGGCTCACCGGTCAGATGATGGGCATCTGGTTTCTCGGCAGCGCCTTGGGCGACATTCTTGCCGGATTGCTTGCGGGCGAGGTCACTGGTGATGCCACGGCGCAAATGCCGGCGCGATTCATGGAGGTGGCAGTCACAGCAGGAATCTCCGGACTGGTGCTGCTGCTGCTGGCACGCTGGATCACCAAGTTGATGCCGGGGATCAAGTGA